From one Brachypodium distachyon strain Bd21 chromosome 4, Brachypodium_distachyon_v3.0, whole genome shotgun sequence genomic stretch:
- the LOC112268936 gene encoding bZIP transcription factor 16-like: protein MAPPPAPVATGSDGHRQPLTEAEKKEEQRLRRVIANRESARKTSLRRKALHADLEKKVAELTTENENLKKEKEVWTEKYQTLLEKQQQEANTFLRFPPPATFNYMRLSVVSSPFRY from the exons ATGGCGCCCCCGCCGGCACCGGTAGCGACCGGTAGTGATGGCCATCGCCAACCGCTCACTGAG gcggagaagaaggaggagcagcggctgCGGCGTGTCATCGCCAACCGGGAATCCGCCCGTAAAACCAGCCTCCGCCGCAAG GCGCTGCATGCAGACCTGGAAAAGAAGGTCGCGGAGCTGACGACCGAGAACGAGAACCTCAAGAAG GAGAAAGAAGTGTGGACGGAGAAGTACCAGACGCTCCTCGAGAAACAACAGCAAGAGGCAAACACCTTCCTTCgctttcctcctcctgctaCTTTCAATTATATGCGTCTCTCTGTCGTTTCTTCCCCTTTCCGTTATTAG